One genomic window of Notamacropus eugenii isolate mMacEug1 chromosome 6, mMacEug1.pri_v2, whole genome shotgun sequence includes the following:
- the RNF7 gene encoding RING-box protein 2 isoform X2: MADVEDGEEPGAPASHLGSSGSKAAGDKMFSLKKWNAVAMWSWDVECDTCAICRVQMPVLDVKLKTNKKIVLWSGESVTIPSIIAACPCG, from the exons ATGGCCGACGTGGAGGACGGAGAGGAGCCTGGCGCGCCGGCCTCGCACTTGGGCAGCTCGGGCTCCAAGGCCGCAGGCGACAAGATGTTCTCCCTCAAGAAGTGGAACGCTGTGGCCATGTGGAGCTGGGACGTGGAGTGCGACACGTGCGCCATCTGCCGGGTCCAG aTGCCTGTCTTAGATGTCAAGCTGAAAACAAACAAGAAGATTGTGTTG tggTCTGGGGAGAGTGTAACCATTCCTTCCATAATTGCTGCATGTCCCTGTGGGTGA
- the RNF7 gene encoding RING-box protein 2 isoform X1, whose translation MADVEDGEEPGAPASHLGSSGSKAAGDKMFSLKKWNAVAMWSWDVECDTCAICRVQVMDACLRCQAENKQEDCVVVWGECNHSFHNCCMSLWVKQNNRCPLCQQDWVVQRIGK comes from the exons ATGGCCGACGTGGAGGACGGAGAGGAGCCTGGCGCGCCGGCCTCGCACTTGGGCAGCTCGGGCTCCAAGGCCGCAGGCGACAAGATGTTCTCCCTCAAGAAGTGGAACGCTGTGGCCATGTGGAGCTGGGACGTGGAGTGCGACACGTGCGCCATCTGCCGGGTCCAGGTGATGG aTGCCTGTCTTAGATGTCAAGCTGAAAACAAACAAGAAGATTGTGTTG tggTCTGGGGAGAGTGTAACCATTCCTTCCATAATTGCTGCATGTCCCTGTGGGTGAAACAGAACAATCGCTGCCCTCTGTGCCAGCAGGACTGGGTGGTCCAGAGAATAGGCAAATGA